Below is a genomic region from Dyella terrae.
GCAGGTAGACGTCGTTCGCCAGACGCACGACGTGGAAGTCCGATGCGTCGAGATCTTCGACCACGGGACTACGGTGACGCTGCTCAAGCACGTCCAGCACGTGCGAGCGCGAATACACATGGCCGGAAGCACCGATCTCGAAAAAGGACGGATCGGTCATGCGCTCGAAGTCGGCACGCGCGGTGCCGAATTCCGGACGATGAAAGATCGGCTCACGCGCGATCAGTTCGTCCATCACCTGATCGGGCGAAGGCTCACTCACGGCCGGGCGGCCACTTCGTCGATGTGGCGCAGCAGGTCGGCCGGATCGTCGTACACGCGGAACGCCCCTGAGCGCGCCAGCTCTTCCTCGCCATAACCGCCCGACAGCAGGCCCACGCCCAGGCCGCGCGCACGCTGCGCTGCCAGCATGTCCCACACGCTGTCGCCGATGACGAGCGACTGCTGGATGTCGACGCCGAGTCGTTCGGCCGCCGCAAGGAACAGATCCGGATCGGGCTTGGCATGCTTGACCTGGTCGCGCGTTACCACCGGCACCTTCGACGGGTCGACGCCGAGCGCCTTCAGATTCGGCGCGGCCGTTTCCATGCGTCCGCTGGTCGCGATCGCCCACGGATAACCCTGGTCGGTGAGATACGCCAGCAATTCCCGCGCGCCGGGAAGCGGCCGCACCGAACCTTGCGTGTGCTGGCGATTGAACGCATCGGCATGGCGTTGCTGCAGGCGCTTGAGGCGTTCTTCGGTGATATCGAGCCCGGTTTCGCGCAGCAGGATATTCGTGAACAGTCCGCCGCTCATGCCGATCTTGCGATGAATGCGCCACACCGACAGTTCGACGCCTTCGGCATCGAGCGCCTCTTTCCACGCCAGCACGTGCTGGTAAACGCTGTCGACCAGCGTGCCGTCAAGATCGAACAGGAAAGGGGTGCTGTGGCGATGCACGGGGTGGCTCCGCAAAGGGGTGCGCCAGTATGA
It encodes:
- a CDS encoding HAD family hydrolase, coding for MHRHSTPFLFDLDGTLVDSVYQHVLAWKEALDAEGVELSVWRIHRKIGMSGGLFTNILLRETGLDITEERLKRLQQRHADAFNRQHTQGSVRPLPGARELLAYLTDQGYPWAIATSGRMETAAPNLKALGVDPSKVPVVTRDQVKHAKPDPDLFLAAAERLGVDIQQSLVIGDSVWDMLAAQRARGLGVGLLSGGYGEEELARSGAFRVYDDPADLLRHIDEVAARP
- a CDS encoding DUF4440 domain-containing protein translates to MSEPSPDQVMDELIAREPIFHRPEFGTARADFERMTDPSFFEIGASGHVYSRSHVLDVLEQRHRSPVVEDLDASDFHVVRLANDVYLLTYTLHQAERMTRRTTLWKRGDGTWRALFHQGTVVAPGA